Within the Enterobacter bugandensis genome, the region GATTGAGTCGGAGGAGCGCTGGAACGCGGTGGCGAATACCGACGTGTGCCAGCGCTGGTGGAAATATATGGCTGACGTCATGCCGTCGAACCCGGATAACAGCCCGGTGAGTTCGGAACTGAAAGAGGTGTTTTACTTAGCGTAACGGCAAAGCAGGTAATGCAACGCACGCGTCACCTGCTTTTAGCGCAAGGTTCTCAATCCATAAACTACCGTATTATGCTCCCAGATGATGGTTTCGTTCCTCTCTTTCGCATCGTGACAGTACTGTTCGATAACGGCAATCTGCTCGGGCGATAACGCACAAAACGGTTTCGTATAACGATAGATATTGAGCTCTTCTAGTGAGCAAACGCGTCTGGCATTCTCAAACAGTCCTACCTTTTTCATCACCTTAAGCAGATTAATATCAAGGGCTTCGATGATAAGTTCAATCTTGTTTATCTTGACTCTTATCGTATCAATCGCCGTTCTTGCGTCATTCACGTTTGGCGCTTTAACCCAGATAGGTTCGTGATGGGAAATACGGTTGCGATACTCTCTCAGTTCAAAGATGAGATCGATCAGCGTTTTTCTGACTTTTTGCGGGTTCGTGTTGATTCTGGCGTAATTTTTAAAGACTTTACTCAATGATTTTGGCCATAAATACCCGTGGTTATCTCGCGGCGCGGGAGCGTTAAACTCATTATTCAAAACATAATGCCAGGTACTAAAATCCGTTGAGGCAATAATACGATCGTGACTCCATTCCGGGACCGGTTGCACCTGAGCATAAGCTCCTCGCCTGCGTCTCATCTCTTTTTTGCGCCATTCCCGGGTAAGGCACTCTTTAGCCTTTTCGATGTTTTTATAGAAATGACACTCATCCCGGTCTTTTGTGCAGTGAATCGTTTCCCACCACATATCGCCAAATCTCACCCTGGCTTCTCTGTCGACGGCGTTTCTTAAAGAGATCTCAAGGTTTTGGAGGAGAGGATAAATGGACGCTGCTGCATGCTGAGACCAGATGTATATGCCGTATAATTCGCATTCATTATTCGGACGAAACGTTGTGCGATATCCGTCCAGACGTATTGATGAGATCAATGAAATAATCGGTTTATAATTAGTAGCTTGCGGCATTTATTCGTGCTCCCAGAACGATGTGCCGAAGCATACCATAGACCTGTAGATACAGTTGACGGTGGATCCTTCAACCGTTAGAATTCGGTCCTGAAAGCCTGTACTGTCTACTTCCCCTTTTTA harbors:
- a CDS encoding Abi family protein, coding for MPQATNYKPIISLISSIRLDGYRTTFRPNNECELYGIYIWSQHAAASIYPLLQNLEISLRNAVDREARVRFGDMWWETIHCTKDRDECHFYKNIEKAKECLTREWRKKEMRRRRGAYAQVQPVPEWSHDRIIASTDFSTWHYVLNNEFNAPAPRDNHGYLWPKSLSKVFKNYARINTNPQKVRKTLIDLIFELREYRNRISHHEPIWVKAPNVNDARTAIDTIRVKINKIELIIEALDINLLKVMKKVGLFENARRVCSLEELNIYRYTKPFCALSPEQIAVIEQYCHDAKERNETIIWEHNTVVYGLRTLR